In a genomic window of Saccharomyces paradoxus chromosome X, complete sequence:
- the KHA1 gene encoding Kha1p (K+/H+ antiporter~similar to YJL094C), with protein sequence MANTVGGVLSGANPFHYNSSSPLTLFLFQACLILLVCNLVHIPFSMMRQPKVISEVIAGVILGPTVFGQIPNYTNTIFPTSSIPGLNLVANLGIILFMFFLGLEVDIAFIKKHLKKALVIGIATLAVPFGFGCLLAIPLFHTYANRTEGERHIKFSVFMVFIAVSISVTAFPVLCRILNELRLIKDRAGIVVLAAGIINDILGWILLALSIILSSAEGSPVNTVYILLITFAWFLIYFFPLKYLLRWVLIRTHELDRIKPSPLATMCILFIMFISAYFTDIIGVHPIFGAFIAGLVVPRDDHYVVKLTERMEDIPNIVFIPIYFAVAGLNVDLTLLNEGRDWGYVFATIGIAIFTKIISGTLTAKLSGLFWREATAVGVLMSCKGIVEIVVLTVGLNAGIISRKIFGMFVLMALVSTFVTTPLTQVVYPDSYRDDVRKSLSTPGEDDGAANGLDSEGVDNTEINTQLNSLADVAKYRIGELTTVINTTEAISPSLKLLNYLSLGVSPKPKSNRQRNETSLSRMTTATDSTLKSNTFKIKKMVHIWSKSVDDVDTNLSVINEKLNAFEGVGALRAIHLRLLTERTTDLLQSSSLYNDDPDFTANTDSLLQIFDIFSNLSKIPFSSEVIFSTIREKAANIATMKMDSSDLILLPLKGASYEYRGSPVFIDEKYANFDHIYSHLLGLNELSSTFFKSIFQSLKANFAVQISNTYGRLNADRFKRKRFNLLLPKPYLTQSDYLGLYLLLLICYRDGYNNDNASCSIFINSKNSDFAKDLSTAFAEHDWLNESTVKIVDIPFETKSPKEAIERSSFIETVLDIGLSDTALADIEETTFIIGEDLLDESEPFSEEVRNVIFEGSNRRFDTLIVHHFSSE encoded by the coding sequence ATGGCAAACACTGTAGGAGGAGTTTTGTCAGGTGCGAACCCGTTCCACTACAACTCGAGTTCACCGCTAACtttatttctctttcaagCATGTCTTATATTACTGGTGTGCAATTTAGTTCACATCCCATTTTCAATGATGAGGCAGCCTAAGGTCATTTCAGAAGTTATAGCAGGTGTAATATTAGGGCCCACTGTATTTGGTCAAATTCCAAACTATACAAACACAATATTCCCTACGTCATCGATCCCGGGACTAAATTTGGTGGCGAATTTGGGAATAATACTGTTCATGTTCTTTTTGGGCTTAGAAGTGGATATTGCCTTCATTAAAAaacatttaaaaaaagcacTCGTGATAGGTATAGCCACTTTAGCGGTGCCGTTTGGTTTTGGCTGTCTGCTAGCAATTCCTTTATTTCACACTTATGCGAACAGAACAGAAGGCGAAAGGCATATCAAATTCTCTGTATTCATGGTATTTATAGCTGTTTCGATCTCCGTTACAGCCTTTCCTGTTTTATGTCGTATTTTAAACGAACTGCGCTTGATCAAGGATAGAGCTGGTATCGTTGTCCTTGCGGCGGGTATCATTAACGACATATTGGGATGGATTCTATTAGCATTGAGTATTATTCTTTCGAGTGCAGAAGGAAGCCCTGTTAATACCGTTTACATTCTGCTTATCACGTTTGCATGGTTTTTGATTTACTTCTTTCCCTTAAAATACCTATTAAGATGGGTGCTTATAAGAACCCATGAACTTGACAGAATCAAGCCTTCACCATTGGCAACGATGTGcattttatttatcatGTTCATTTCTGCTTACTTCACGGATATTATTGGGGTTCATCCTATTTTCGGTGCCTTCATTGCTGGTTTAGTGGTACCTAGAGATGATCACTATGTTGTTAAATTAACAGAAAGAATGGAAGATATACCGaatattgttttcattcCAATCTATTTTGCTGTTGCCGGATTGAATGTTGATTTGACTTTGTTGAATGAGGGAAGAGACTGGGGCTATGTTTTTGCAACAATCGGTATTGCCATCTTTACTAAAATTATTTCAGGTACTCTTACGGCTAAACTTAGCGGCTTATTTTGGAGGGAAGCCACTGCAGTCGGTGTTTTGATGTCTTGCAAAGGTATTGTTGAAATTGTTGTATTGACTGTTGGTTTGAATGCTGGTATTATTAgtagaaaaatatttggtaTGTTTGTGTTAATGGCTTTGGTTTCTACTTTTGTTACCACTCCTCTTACGCAGGTTGTATATCCAGATTCATACCGAGATGACGTTCGCAAATCCTTATCTACACCTGGGGAAGACGATGGGGCAGCAAATGGCCTCGATTCTGAGGGTGTTGACAATACTGAAATTAACACTCAATTAAATTCATTGGCAGATGTTGCCAAATATAGAATTGGTGAACTGACCACCGTGATAAACACTACAGAAGCGATCTCTCCGTCTTTAAAGCTGTTAAATTACCTATCTTTAGGAGTGTCTCCTAAGCCTAAGAGTAACAGACAAAGAAACGAAACCTCCTTGAGCAGAATGACGACTGCTACTGATTCTACATTGAAATCCAACacattcaaaataaaaaaaatggttcaTATTTGGTCTAAAAGCGTTGACGATGTGGATACTAACCTAAGTGttataaatgaaaaactgaATGCGTTTGAAGGAGTTGGCGCATTGAGAGCCATTCATTTACGATTGCTTACTGAACGAACAACTGATCTGCTGCAATCATCTTCTCTATATAATGATGATCCCGATTTCACTGCGAATACAGATTCATTACtacaaatatttgatattttttcaaacctAAGCAAAATACCATTTTCTAGTGAGGTGATATTTTCTACTATACGTGAAAAGGCAGCTAATATTGCGACGATGAAAATGGACTCTTCAGATCTCATTTTACTGCCACTGAAAGGAGCCTCGTATGAGTATAGAGGAAGCCCCGTCTtcattgatgaaaaatacgCCAACTTCGATCACATTTATTCTCATCTCCTGGGTTTGAATGAATTATCAtctacttttttcaagtctATTTTCCAGTCACTCAAGGCAAATTTTGCTGttcaaatttcaaacaCCTATGGCAGGTTAAATGCAGATCgttttaaaagaaaacggTTCAACTTATTACTACCAAAACCATACCTGACACAGTCAGATTATCTTGGACTATATCTTCTCTTATTGATATGCTATAGAGATGGctataataatgataacgCATCCTGTAGTATATTTATTAACAGTAAGAATAGTGATTTTGCAAAAGATTTGTCAACCGCATTTGCTGAGCATGACTGGCTAAACGAATCTACCGTTAAGATTGTGGATATTCCCTTTGAAACAAAGAGTCCAAAAGAAGCAATTGAAAGGTCGTCTTTTATAGAAACTGTGCTGGACATAGGATTATCAGATACTGCTTTAGCCGATATAGAGGAGACCACATTCATTATTGGAGAGGACCTTCTTGATGAAAGTGAGCCCTTCAGCGAGGAGGTGAGGAATGTTATATTTGAAGGGTCTAACCGTCGTTTTGACACGCTTATTGTGCACCATTTTTCGTCTGAATAA
- the TOK1 gene encoding Tok1p (Outward-rectifier potassium channel of the plasma membrane~similar to YJL093C), translated as MDNFAENRLGYGNMARVEQEGSAQAVESHSNNTANEAKGALEEELKDALRFRDERVSIINAEPSSTLFVFWFVVSCYFPVITACLGPVANTISIACVVEKWRSVRNNSVVTNPQSNDTDVLMNQVKTVFDPPGVFAVNIISLILGFTSNIILMLHFGKKLTYLKSQLINITGWTIAGGMLLVDVIVCSLSDMPSSYSKTIGFWFACISSGLYLVCTIILTIHFIGYKLGKYPPTFNLLPNERSIMAYTVLLSVWLIWGAGMFSALLHITYGNALYFCTVSLLTVGLGDILPKSVGAKIMVLIFSLSGVVLMGLIVFMTRSIIQKSSGPIFFFHRVEKGRSKSWKRYMDGNKAFSEREAFDLMKCIRRTASRKQHWFSLSMTVAIFMGFWLLGALVFKFAENWSYFNCIYFCFLCLLTIGYGDFAPRTGAGRAFFVIWALGAVPLMGAILSTVGDLLFDISTSLDIRIGESLNNKVKSIVFNGRQRAISFMVNTGEIFEESDTADGDLEETTTSSQSSQISECNDDTPEENGSGVTSPRGSPQESFSSLSKASSPEGILPLEYASSAAYSLQDSGTFNLRNLQELLKAVKKLHRICLVNKDYTLSFSDWSYIHKLHLRNITDIEEYTRGPEFWISPETPLKFPLNEPHFAFMMLFKNIEELVANLVEDEELYKVISKRRYFGEHRKTL; from the coding sequence GGCTCAGCTCAGGCTGTTGAATCGCATTCAAATAACACAGCGAATGAGGCTAAGGGTGCTCTTGAAGAGGAATTAAAGGATGCACTGCGATTTCGGGATGAAAGAGTTAGTATTATCAATGCGGAACCTTCTTCGACACTCTTTGTCTTTTGGTTCGTGGTTTCATGCTATTTTCCCGTGATTACTGCCTGTTTGGGTCCCGTTGCTAACACCATTTCGATAGCCTGTGTGGTAGAAAAATGGAGATCCGTAAGGAACAACTCTGTGGTGACAAATCCACAGAGCAACGACACGGATGTTTTGATGAACCAAGTAAAGACGGTTTTTGATCCTCCTGGTGTTTTTGCCGTTAATATCATCTCTCTGATATTGGGTTTTACGTCGAATATTATCTTGATGCTACATTTTGGTAAGAAGTTGACGTACCTTAAATCTCAGCTAATCAATATCACAGGTTGGACGATAGCAGGAGGGATGCTTTTGGTGGACGTAATTGTATGTTCCTTGAGTGACATGCCGAGCAGCTATAGTAAGACTATTGGGTTTTGGTTTGCCTGCATCAGTTCTGGTCTATATTTGGTATGCACCATTATCTTGACGATACATTTTATTGGTTATAAATTAGGAAAATATCCCCCAACGTTTAACCTTTTACCCAATGAAAGAAGTATCATGGCATACACTGTACTACTGTCTGTATGGTTGATTTGGGGAGCGGGTATGTTCAGCGCTTTGTTGCACATCACGTACGGAAATGCACTATATTTCTGCACGGTGTCATTATTAACCGTGGGACTGGGTGATATTTTGCCTAAATCAGTTGGCGCCAAAATCATGGTTTTAATCTTTTCCCTGTCTGGAGTTGTCTTAATGGGTTTAATCGTGTTTATGACAAGATCtatcattcaaaaatcttctggaccaattttctttttccacaGGGTTGAAAAAGGGAGGTCTAAATCATGGAAACGTTATATGGATGGTAATAAAGCTTTTTCTGAAAGGGAAGCGTTTGATTTGATGAAGTGTATTCGCAGAACAGCCTCGAGAAAGCAGCATTGGTTTTCATTGTCGATGACTGTTGCAATTTTCATGGGTTTTTGGTTATTGGGGGCTCTTGTATTCAAATTTGCAGAGAATTGGTCATATTTCAAttgtatttatttttgtttcttatGCTTATTGACCATTGGATACGGTGACTTTGCTCCAAGGACTGGCGCAGGCCGTGCGTTTTTTGTTATCTGGGCGTTGGGTGCGGTCCCATTAATGGGAGCTATTTTATCTACGGTGGGTGATCTGTTGTTTGACATTTCTACCTCTCTAGACATTAGGATCGGTGAATCACTCAATAATAAAGTCAAATCTATTGTCTTTAACGGACGTCAAAGAGCGATTTCCTTTATGGTGAACActggtgaaatttttgaagaatcaGACACGGCTGACGGTGATTTGGAAGAGACTACAACGAGCTCACAGTCTAGTCAAATTTCAGAGTGCAACGATGATActccagaagaaaatggtTCTGGAGTAACATCCCCGCGGGGAAGCCCGCAAgaatcattttcttcattgtcaAAAGCATCTAGTCCAGAGGGAATACTTCCTCTGGAATATGCTTCTTCTGCTGCATATTCACTACAGGACTCGGGGACCTTTAATTTAAGGAACTTGCAAGAGTTACTTAAAGCCGTAAAAAAACTACATCGGATATGCCTAGTGAATAAAGATTACACACTTAGTTTTTCTGATTGGTCTTACATCCATAAACTTCATTTAAGGAACATTACAGATATTGAGGAGTATACACGAGGACCCGAATTTTGGATATCACCTGAGACGCCTCTCAAGTTCCCCTTAAATGAACCTCATTTTGCTTTTATGATGCTATTCAAGAACATAGAAGAGTTGGTAGCTAATCTAGTAGAAGACGAAGAACTCTATAAGGTTATaagcaaaagaagatattttgGTGAGCATAGAAAGACACTTTGA